A window of the Enterobacteriaceae bacterium 4M9 genome harbors these coding sequences:
- the gpt gene encoding xanthine phosphoribosyltransferase: protein MSEKYVVTWDMLQIHARKLASRLLPAEQWKGIIAVSRGGLVPAALLARELGIRHVDTVCISSYDHDNQREMKVIKRAEGDGEGFIVIDDLVDTGGTAVAIREMYPKARFVTIFAKPAGQPLVDDYEIDIAQNTWIEQPWDMGVAFVPPLSGR, encoded by the coding sequence ATGAGCGAAAAATACGTCGTCACCTGGGACATGTTGCAGATTCACGCCCGCAAACTCGCAAGCCGCCTGCTGCCCGCAGAGCAGTGGAAGGGCATCATCGCGGTCAGCCGCGGTGGACTGGTCCCGGCCGCGCTGCTGGCGCGTGAACTGGGTATTCGCCACGTCGACACCGTTTGTATCTCCAGCTACGACCATGACAACCAGCGCGAAATGAAAGTGATTAAGCGCGCGGAAGGTGATGGTGAAGGCTTTATCGTCATTGATGACCTCGTGGACACCGGCGGTACTGCCGTGGCTATTCGTGAAATGTATCCGAAAGCGCGTTTTGTGACGATTTTCGCCAAACCGGCAGGTCAGCCGCTGGTGGACGATTACGAAATCGACATTGCGCAAAATACCTGGATTGAGCAGCCGTGGGATATGGGCGTTGCGTTTGTGCCGCCACTCTCAGGCCGTTAA
- the pepD gene encoding beta-Ala-His dipeptidase: MSELSQLSPQPLWDIFANICAIPHPSYHEEQLAQHIMDWAGEKGLHAQRDQVGNILIRKPATAGMENRKPVALQAHLDMVPQKNNDTVHDFTKDPIQPWIDGEWVKARGTTLGADNGIGMASALAVLADERVEHGPLEVLLTMTEEAGMEGAFGLQPNWLKADILINTDSEEEGEIYMGCAGGVDAITTLPLTREALPGGFETVKLTLKGLKGGHSGAEIHLGLGNANKLLARFLKEHAALDLRLLDFNGGTLRNAIPREASAMLAVASSKSAELKAQVAHYQAVLENELALKEKNLTLVLESCETAHSPLTAQSRDTFVNLINATPNGVIRNSDVMKGVVETSLNLGVVTTEENQAEIICLIRSLIDSGKDAVASTLQSLGELAGAQVQIKGSYPGWQPDDKSPVMKLVRETYNTLFGKTPNIQVIHAGLECGLFKKPYPDMDMVSIGPTITGPHSPDEQVHIESVGHYWTLLTALLKAIPLK; encoded by the coding sequence GTGTCTGAATTGTCTCAACTCTCTCCGCAGCCGCTATGGGATATTTTTGCCAATATTTGCGCTATCCCGCACCCGTCTTACCATGAAGAACAGCTGGCTCAGCACATAATGGACTGGGCTGGCGAAAAAGGGCTGCACGCACAGCGCGACCAGGTAGGCAATATTCTGATTCGCAAGCCTGCTACTGCGGGCATGGAAAACCGCAAGCCGGTTGCCCTACAGGCTCACCTGGACATGGTGCCGCAGAAAAATAACGATACCGTTCACGACTTCACTAAAGACCCGATTCAGCCGTGGATTGACGGCGAGTGGGTGAAAGCACGCGGCACCACGCTGGGTGCCGACAACGGGATTGGCATGGCGTCTGCGCTGGCGGTGCTGGCTGACGAGCGCGTGGAGCACGGCCCGCTGGAAGTGCTGCTGACCATGACCGAAGAAGCCGGGATGGAAGGCGCATTCGGCCTTCAGCCCAACTGGCTGAAAGCCGACATTCTGATTAACACCGACTCCGAAGAAGAAGGTGAAATTTACATGGGCTGCGCCGGTGGCGTGGATGCCATCACCACCCTGCCGCTCACGCGTGAAGCGCTGCCGGGCGGCTTTGAGACTGTCAAACTGACCCTGAAAGGCCTCAAAGGCGGTCACTCTGGTGCAGAAATCCACCTCGGTCTTGGCAATGCCAATAAACTGCTGGCGCGCTTTTTGAAAGAGCACGCGGCACTGGATTTGCGTCTGCTCGATTTCAACGGCGGTACGCTGCGTAACGCCATTCCGCGCGAAGCCTCCGCCATGCTGGCTGTTGCGAGCAGCAAATCTGCTGAGCTGAAAGCGCAGGTTGCCCACTACCAGGCCGTGCTGGAAAACGAACTGGCGCTGAAAGAGAAAAACCTGACGCTGGTGCTGGAGTCCTGTGAAACCGCGCACTCGCCGCTGACGGCACAGAGCCGCGACACCTTCGTTAACCTCATCAACGCCACGCCAAACGGCGTGATTCGCAATTCCGACGTGATGAAAGGCGTGGTGGAAACCTCGCTGAACCTTGGCGTTGTCACAACAGAAGAGAACCAGGCAGAAATTATTTGTCTGATTCGCTCGCTTATCGACAGCGGCAAAGATGCCGTTGCCAGCACGCTGCAATCGCTTGGCGAACTGGCCGGTGCACAGGTGCAGATTAAGGGCAGCTATCCGGGCTGGCAGCCGGATGACAAATCGCCGGTGATGAAGCTGGTGCGTGAAACTTACAACACGCTGTTTGGCAAAACGCCGAACATTCAGGTTATTCACGCGGGTCTGGAATGCGGCCTGTTCAAAAAACCGTATCCGGATATGGATATGGTCTCTATTGGGCCAACCATCACCGGACCTCACTCGCCCGATGAGCAGGTGCATATTGAAAGCGTCGGCCATTACTGGACGCTGCTGACCGCGCTGCTGAAGGCAATACCGTTAAAATAA
- the dinB gene encoding DNA polymerase IV: MRKIIHVDMDCFFAAVEMRDNPALRDIPLAVGGSREGRGVISTANYPARKYGVRSAMPTATALRLCPHLTLLPGRFEAYKEASNHIREIFSRYTDRIEPLSLDEAYLDVTDSAHCRGSATLMAQEIRAAIFQELNLTASAGIAPIKFLAKISSDINKPNGQFVITPQEMPAFLLSLPLAKIPGVGKVTASKLEEMGLLTCADVQNSDLARLLKRFGKFGRVLWERSHGIDEREVCSERLRKSVGVERTLAEDIHRWEECEAIINERLYPELERRLAKINPQLLIARQGVKLKFNDFQLTTQEHVWPRLNKDDLIATARKTWEERRGERGVRLVGLHVTLLDPQLERQLVLGL, encoded by the coding sequence ATGCGTAAAATTATTCATGTCGATATGGACTGCTTTTTTGCAGCCGTCGAGATGCGTGATAACCCGGCGCTGCGCGATATTCCGCTGGCTGTTGGTGGCAGCCGCGAAGGGCGTGGCGTCATCAGCACCGCTAATTATCCGGCGCGCAAATACGGCGTACGCAGCGCTATGCCGACCGCCACCGCGCTGCGGCTGTGCCCACACCTCACGCTGTTGCCTGGGCGTTTTGAGGCTTACAAAGAGGCCTCTAACCACATCCGCGAAATCTTCTCACGTTACACCGATCGCATCGAGCCACTGTCACTGGACGAGGCCTATCTTGACGTAACCGACAGCGCCCACTGTCGCGGCTCGGCCACGCTGATGGCGCAGGAGATCCGCGCGGCGATTTTTCAGGAACTGAATCTCACCGCCTCGGCAGGCATTGCGCCGATTAAATTCCTTGCCAAAATCTCGTCGGACATCAACAAACCCAACGGCCAGTTTGTGATTACGCCGCAAGAGATGCCTGCTTTCTTGCTGTCGTTACCGTTGGCCAAGATCCCCGGCGTTGGCAAAGTGACGGCGTCGAAGCTTGAAGAGATGGGGCTGCTTACCTGTGCCGATGTGCAAAACAGCGATCTGGCTCGCTTACTCAAACGCTTTGGCAAGTTTGGTCGCGTGCTGTGGGAGCGCAGCCACGGCATTGATGAGCGCGAGGTATGCAGCGAGCGCCTGCGTAAGTCGGTTGGTGTGGAACGCACGCTGGCCGAGGATATTCATCGCTGGGAAGAGTGCGAGGCGATTATTAACGAGCGCCTTTACCCGGAGCTTGAGCGCAGGCTGGCGAAGATTAACCCACAGCTGCTCATTGCCCGCCAGGGCGTAAAGCTCAAATTCAACGACTTCCAGCTGACCACCCAGGAGCACGTCTGGCCGCGGCTCAATAAAGACGACCTGATTGCCACCGCGCGTAAAACCTGGGAGGAGCGGCGCGGTGAACGCGGCGTGAGGCTGGTGGGGCTGCATGTCACGTTACTGGACCCGCAGCTTGAGCGCCAACTGGTGCTGGGGCTGTAA
- the nqrM gene encoding (Na+)-NQR maturation NqrM — MLTVFLATFAIFALVILGMSLGYIVKRKTLQGSCGGIGALGLEKVCDCPEPCDARKARMAREQKLNQNRIV, encoded by the coding sequence ATGTTAACGGTATTCCTGGCGACCTTTGCTATCTTTGCGCTGGTGATATTAGGTATGTCACTGGGCTACATCGTGAAGCGCAAAACGCTCCAGGGTAGCTGTGGCGGCATCGGCGCGCTGGGGCTGGAAAAGGTCTGCGATTGCCCGGAGCCGTGCGATGCCCGCAAGGCGCGTATGGCACGCGAACAAAAGCTCAACCAGAACCGTATTGTGTAA
- the nqrF gene encoding NADH:ubiquinone reductase (Na(+)-transporting) subunit F, translated as MEIILGVAMFTLIVLALVLLILFARSRLVNSGDVVIEINNEADKQFHTPAGDKLLNTLSGQGIFISSACGGGGSCGQCRVTVKEGGGEILPTELSHITKREAKEGCRLACQVAVKQNMKIELPEEIFGVKKWECEVISNDNKSTFIKELKLKIPDGEVVPFRAGGYIQIECGPHTVDYADFDVPEEYRGDWDKFNLFRFRSEVKEPCVRAYSMANYPEEAGIIMLNVRIATPPPNVPDAPPGIMSSYIWSLKAGDKVTISGPFGEFFAKETDAEMVFVGGGAGMAPMRSHIFDQLKRIKTDRKITFWYGARSLREMFYQEEFEQLARENPNFSFHIALSEPLPEDNWTGYTGFIHNVLYEHYLRDHAAPEDCEFYMCGPPMMNAAVIKMLKDLGVEDDNILLDDFGG; from the coding sequence ATGGAAATTATTCTTGGCGTAGCAATGTTTACGCTGATTGTTCTGGCGCTGGTACTGCTGATTTTGTTTGCCCGCTCCAGGCTTGTGAATAGCGGCGACGTGGTGATTGAAATCAATAACGAAGCCGACAAGCAGTTTCACACGCCTGCGGGCGACAAGCTGCTTAATACGCTGTCCGGCCAGGGGATTTTTATCTCCTCAGCCTGCGGCGGCGGCGGCTCCTGCGGCCAGTGCCGCGTCACGGTCAAAGAGGGCGGCGGTGAAATTCTGCCAACCGAGCTTTCGCACATCACCAAGCGTGAGGCGAAAGAGGGCTGTCGTCTGGCCTGCCAGGTGGCGGTGAAGCAGAACATGAAAATTGAGCTGCCGGAAGAGATCTTTGGCGTCAAAAAATGGGAATGTGAAGTTATCTCTAACGATAACAAGTCAACGTTCATCAAAGAACTGAAGCTGAAAATTCCTGACGGTGAAGTGGTGCCGTTTCGCGCCGGTGGCTACATTCAGATTGAATGCGGCCCGCACACGGTAGACTACGCGGATTTTGACGTGCCTGAGGAATACCGCGGCGACTGGGACAAGTTCAACCTGTTCCGCTTCCGTTCAGAAGTGAAAGAGCCGTGCGTGCGCGCTTATTCAATGGCGAACTACCCGGAAGAAGCGGGCATTATCATGCTCAACGTGCGTATTGCCACGCCGCCGCCGAACGTGCCGGATGCACCGCCGGGCATCATGTCATCCTACATCTGGTCGCTCAAAGCGGGTGACAAGGTGACCATTTCCGGGCCGTTTGGCGAGTTCTTTGCCAAAGAGACCGACGCTGAAATGGTGTTTGTAGGTGGCGGTGCCGGTATGGCGCCAATGCGCTCGCACATCTTCGACCAGCTTAAGCGCATTAAAACTGACCGCAAGATAACCTTCTGGTACGGCGCCCGCTCGCTGCGTGAGATGTTCTACCAGGAAGAGTTTGAGCAGTTAGCGCGTGAAAACCCGAACTTCAGCTTCCATATTGCCCTCTCTGAGCCGCTGCCGGAAGACAACTGGACGGGTTACACCGGCTTCATCCACAATGTGTTGTATGAGCACTATCTGCGTGACCATGCGGCACCGGAAGACTGCGAGTTCTACATGTGCGGACCGCCGATGATGAACGCAGCGGTGATTAAGATGCTCAAAGATCTTGGCGTGGAGGATGACAACATCCTGCTCGACGACTTCGGCGGCTGA
- the nqrE gene encoding NADH:ubiquinone reductase (Na(+)-transporting) subunit E, with amino-acid sequence MDHFISLFVRAVFVENMALAFFLGMCTFLAVSKKVSTSFGLGIAVTVVLSIAVPVNNLVYNLVLRDGAIVEGVDLSFLNFITFIGVIAALVQILEMILDRFFPSLYNALGIFLPLIAVNCAIFGGVSFMVQRDYTFTESIVYGFGSGIGWTLAIVALAGLREKMKYANVPAGLRGLGITFITTGLMALGFMSFSGVQL; translated from the coding sequence ATGGACCATTTTATCAGTCTGTTTGTCCGTGCGGTGTTTGTTGAGAACATGGCGCTGGCCTTCTTCCTGGGTATGTGTACTTTCCTGGCGGTGTCCAAGAAAGTCTCCACCTCTTTTGGTCTGGGGATTGCCGTTACCGTGGTGCTGAGTATTGCGGTGCCGGTCAATAACCTCGTCTATAACCTGGTGCTGCGCGACGGTGCGATTGTTGAAGGCGTGGATCTGAGCTTCCTGAACTTCATCACCTTCATTGGCGTCATTGCTGCGCTGGTGCAGATTCTGGAGATGATCCTCGACCGCTTCTTCCCGTCGCTTTATAACGCGCTGGGCATCTTCCTGCCGCTTATCGCCGTAAACTGCGCCATTTTCGGTGGCGTGTCCTTCATGGTGCAGCGTGATTACACCTTTACTGAATCTATCGTCTACGGCTTTGGTTCGGGGATTGGCTGGACGCTGGCTATTGTGGCGCTGGCGGGGCTGCGTGAAAAAATGAAATACGCCAACGTACCGGCGGGACTGCGTGGTCTCGGCATCACCTTCATCACCACGGGACTGATGGCGCTGGGCTTTATGTCATTCTCCGGCGTGCAGCTATAA
- a CDS encoding NADH:ubiquinone reductase (Na(+)-transporting) subunit D: protein MAEMSNMKEIKKLVVSPLVDNNPIALQILGICSALAVTTKLETAFVMAIAVTLVTAFSSMFISMIRNHIPNSVRIIVQMAIIASLVIVVDQLLRAFAYEISKQLSVFVGLIITNCIVMGRAEAYAMKSPPLASFMDGIGNGIGYGAILLVVAFVRELIGSGKLFGVTVMETVQNGGWYLPNGMFLLAPSAFFLIGLLIWALRTWKPEQQEKE from the coding sequence ATGGCTGAAATGAGCAACATGAAAGAAATCAAAAAGCTGGTGGTGTCACCGCTTGTTGATAACAACCCCATCGCGCTGCAGATTCTGGGCATCTGTTCTGCCCTGGCGGTAACCACCAAGCTTGAAACGGCGTTTGTTATGGCGATTGCGGTAACGCTCGTCACGGCGTTTTCCAGCATGTTTATCTCCATGATCCGCAACCACATCCCTAACAGCGTGCGCATCATTGTGCAGATGGCGATTATCGCCTCGCTGGTTATTGTGGTCGATCAGCTGCTGCGCGCCTTTGCCTATGAAATCTCCAAACAGCTGTCGGTGTTTGTGGGCCTGATTATTACCAACTGCATCGTGATGGGCCGCGCTGAAGCCTACGCCATGAAGTCACCGCCGCTGGCGAGCTTTATGGACGGCATCGGCAACGGCATCGGTTACGGCGCCATTCTGCTGGTGGTGGCTTTTGTACGTGAGCTGATTGGGTCGGGCAAACTGTTTGGCGTCACCGTCATGGAAACCGTGCAAAACGGCGGCTGGTATCTGCCAAACGGCATGTTCCTGCTGGCGCCGAGCGCGTTCTTCCTGATTGGCTTGCTCATTTGGGCGCTGCGCACCTGGAAGCCAGAACAGCAGGAGAAGGAGTAA
- a CDS encoding Na(+)-translocating NADH-quinone reductase subunit C — MANKGNDSIGKTLLVVIMLCLVCSVIVAGSAVGLKARQTEQRELDKQRNILDVAGLMQPGMSGEQINEVFKARISPRLVDLQSGNLLDKDPEGFSEAKALRDPQQSIALNAAQDPAGLKRRSNVVEIWLVRDEQQKVQQLILPVYGNGLWSVMHAFVALGTDGRTIDGLTYYDHGETPGLGGEIENPNWRRQWVGKKVLDENGNPAIRVVKGGAQPGNEYAVDGLSGATLTANGVQHSFDFWMGELGFGPFLKQVREGVLNNG, encoded by the coding sequence GTGGCTAACAAAGGAAACGACAGCATCGGCAAAACGTTGCTGGTGGTCATTATGCTTTGCCTGGTGTGCTCGGTGATTGTTGCCGGATCGGCGGTCGGTCTCAAAGCGCGCCAGACCGAGCAGCGCGAGTTGGACAAACAGCGCAACATTCTTGATGTTGCCGGGCTGATGCAGCCGGGCATGAGCGGCGAGCAGATAAATGAGGTGTTTAAGGCGCGTATCTCTCCTCGCCTGGTTGACCTGCAAAGCGGCAACCTGCTGGATAAAGACCCGGAAGGCTTCAGTGAAGCCAAAGCCTTGCGTGACCCGCAGCAGAGCATTGCGCTCAATGCCGCGCAGGATCCGGCTGGCCTCAAACGCCGTAGCAACGTGGTGGAAATCTGGCTGGTGCGTGATGAGCAGCAGAAAGTGCAGCAGCTTATCCTGCCGGTGTATGGCAACGGTCTGTGGTCGGTCATGCATGCATTTGTCGCACTGGGCACCGACGGGCGCACCATTGATGGGCTCACCTACTACGATCACGGTGAAACGCCGGGACTCGGTGGCGAAATCGAAAACCCGAACTGGCGTCGTCAGTGGGTCGGTAAAAAAGTGCTCGATGAGAACGGCAATCCGGCCATTCGTGTTGTGAAAGGCGGTGCGCAGCCTGGTAACGAATACGCGGTTGACGGTTTGTCGGGTGCAACGCTTACAGCAAACGGTGTACAGCACAGTTTTGACTTCTGGATGGGCGAGCTGGGTTTTGGCCCGTTCCTGAAGCAGGTACGTGAAGGAGTGCTCAACAATGGCTGA
- a CDS encoding NADH:ubiquinone reductase (Na(+)-transporting) subunit B: MGLKHLFEKMEPHFTGSGKLAKYYPLFEATATLFYTPGQVTRGASHVRDAIDLKRMMILVWLAVFPAMFWGMYNVGHESITALNRLYGTEQLQQVLNGDWHWQIAQLLGVNFGADAGWISMMTLGAIWFVPIYLVVFLVGGFWEVLFAIIRKHEINEGFFVTSILFALIVPPTLPLWQAALGISFGVVIAKEVFGGTGRNFLNPALAGRAFLFFAYPAQISGDLVWTAADGFSGATPLAQWASNGGEALVNVSTGQPVTWMDAFLGNIPGSIGEVSTLMILLGGAIIIFGRVASWRIVTGVMLGMMATATLFNLIGSDTNPMFAMPWYWHLVLGGFAFGMMFMATDPVSASFTNKGKWWYGALIGVMCVLIRVVNPAYPEGMMLAILFANLFAPLFDYLVVQANVKRRKLRG; encoded by the coding sequence ATGGGCCTGAAACATCTTTTTGAAAAAATGGAGCCGCACTTTACCGGTAGCGGCAAACTGGCGAAGTACTACCCGCTGTTCGAAGCCACGGCCACGTTGTTTTACACGCCAGGCCAGGTCACACGCGGTGCCTCTCACGTGCGTGATGCCATCGATCTCAAGCGCATGATGATCCTGGTGTGGCTGGCAGTGTTCCCGGCCATGTTCTGGGGCATGTACAACGTAGGTCATGAAAGTATCACGGCGCTGAACAGACTCTATGGTACAGAGCAGCTTCAGCAGGTACTGAACGGCGACTGGCACTGGCAGATTGCGCAGCTTCTGGGCGTGAATTTTGGCGCAGACGCAGGCTGGATAAGCATGATGACCCTCGGGGCCATCTGGTTTGTGCCGATTTATCTGGTGGTGTTCCTGGTCGGCGGCTTCTGGGAAGTGCTGTTCGCGATTATCCGCAAGCATGAAATTAACGAAGGTTTCTTCGTCACCTCCATCCTTTTCGCTCTGATTGTGCCGCCAACGCTGCCGCTGTGGCAGGCCGCACTTGGCATCAGCTTCGGCGTGGTGATTGCCAAAGAAGTCTTTGGCGGCACCGGGCGTAACTTCCTTAACCCGGCACTGGCCGGGCGCGCGTTCCTGTTCTTTGCCTATCCGGCGCAGATTTCCGGTGACCTGGTGTGGACGGCGGCTGATGGCTTCTCTGGTGCAACCCCGCTCGCGCAGTGGGCGAGCAACGGTGGCGAAGCGTTAGTTAACGTGTCTACCGGCCAACCGGTGACCTGGATGGATGCTTTCCTTGGCAATATTCCTGGCTCCATTGGTGAAGTTTCTACGCTGATGATTCTGCTGGGCGGCGCCATCATCATCTTTGGCCGCGTGGCGTCCTGGCGCATCGTAACTGGCGTGATGCTGGGCATGATGGCAACGGCAACGCTGTTTAACCTCATTGGCTCTGACACCAACCCGATGTTCGCCATGCCGTGGTACTGGCACCTGGTGCTGGGTGGCTTTGCCTTCGGCATGATGTTTATGGCAACCGATCCGGTTTCCGCGTCGTTTACCAATAAAGGTAAATGGTGGTACGGCGCGCTGATCGGCGTGATGTGTGTGCTGATTCGCGTGGTGAATCCGGCCTATCCGGAAGGCATGATGCTGGCGATTCTGTTCGCCAACCTCTTCGCACCGCTGTTCGATTATCTGGTGGTGCAGGCCAACGTTAAGCGGAGGAAGTTGCGTGGCTAA
- a CDS encoding Na(+)-translocating NADH-quinone reductase subunit A — MIKIKQGLSLPIAGVPEQRIDECPTPRHVALLGEEYIGMRPSMLVREGDRVRKGQALFEDKKNPGVFYTAPASGTVEAIHRGERRVLQSVVIAVEGDEQVEFARHAVDELATLSREAVERQLLASGLWTALRTRPFSKTPVPGSVPAAIFVTAIDTNPLAADPQPIIKAQRAMFDAGLTVLTRLTEGKVHVCQASGGMLGGHPAAQVTFNEFAGPHPAGLPGTHIHFLEPVSLTKQVWHLNYQDVIAIGKLMVEGVLWTERVIALGGPQVKQPRLLRTVLGASVPALTEGELLDGENRVISGSVFSGSQASGPHAFLGRFHLQITVLKEGREKELFGWVAPGKDKFSITRTTLGHFLKHRLFNFSTDTHGGERAMVPIGSYERVMPLDILPTVLLRDLLAGDTDSAQALGCLELDEEDLALCTYVCPGKYEYGPVLREILTRIEQEG, encoded by the coding sequence ATGATCAAAATAAAACAAGGGCTCAGTCTGCCTATAGCAGGCGTACCGGAGCAGCGCATTGACGAATGCCCAACGCCCCGGCACGTGGCGCTGTTGGGAGAAGAGTATATTGGCATGCGTCCTTCTATGCTGGTCCGGGAAGGCGACCGGGTACGCAAGGGACAAGCGCTGTTTGAAGATAAGAAAAACCCTGGGGTCTTCTATACCGCGCCAGCAAGCGGCACGGTTGAGGCAATCCATCGCGGCGAACGCCGCGTGCTGCAATCTGTCGTGATTGCTGTTGAAGGCGATGAGCAGGTGGAATTTGCTCGCCACGCGGTTGACGAACTGGCGACACTGTCGCGTGAAGCCGTTGAGCGCCAGCTGCTGGCGTCCGGGTTGTGGACAGCGCTGCGCACGCGTCCTTTCAGTAAAACGCCGGTTCCGGGTAGCGTTCCGGCCGCAATCTTCGTCACCGCCATCGACACCAACCCGCTGGCCGCCGATCCGCAGCCCATCATCAAAGCGCAGCGCGCGATGTTTGATGCCGGTCTGACGGTGCTCACGCGCCTGACGGAAGGTAAAGTCCATGTGTGCCAGGCAAGCGGCGGTATGCTGGGCGGCCATCCGGCAGCACAGGTCACGTTCAATGAATTCGCCGGGCCGCATCCCGCAGGCCTGCCGGGTACCCACATCCATTTCCTTGAGCCCGTCAGCCTGACTAAACAAGTGTGGCACCTCAATTACCAGGACGTTATCGCCATCGGTAAGCTCATGGTGGAAGGCGTGCTGTGGACTGAGCGCGTTATTGCATTGGGTGGTCCGCAGGTGAAACAGCCACGACTGCTGCGCACGGTGTTGGGCGCATCCGTCCCGGCACTCACCGAGGGCGAACTGCTCGACGGTGAAAACCGCGTGATTTCCGGTTCGGTATTCAGCGGCAGCCAGGCAAGCGGCCCGCATGCGTTTCTTGGCCGTTTCCATTTGCAGATTACCGTACTCAAAGAAGGTCGTGAGAAAGAGCTTTTTGGCTGGGTGGCACCGGGCAAAGATAAATTCTCCATTACCCGCACCACGCTGGGTCACTTCCTCAAGCACCGTCTGTTTAACTTCTCAACCGATACCCACGGTGGTGAGCGTGCAATGGTGCCAATCGGCAGCTATGAGCGCGTGATGCCGCTGGATATTCTGCCGACGGTACTGCTGCGTGACCTGCTGGCAGGGGATACCGACAGCGCGCAGGCGCTCGGTTGCCTGGAGCTGGATGAAGAAGATCTGGCGCTGTGCACCTATGTCTGCCCTGGGAAATACGAATACGGCCCGGTGCTGCGTGAAATCTTAACCCGCATCGAGCAGGAAGGATAA
- a CDS encoding murein L,D-transpeptidase — protein sequence MRKIALFFAMLLLPCVSFAGLLGSNPSPLADKKQFMGSPVYIQIFKQERTLELWVKSGEKYQLMSSYNICNYSGGLGPKRRTGDFKSPEGFYSVDRSQLKPDSQYYKAINIGFPNEFDRQNGYDGKYLMIHGACVSVGCYAMTDSGIDEIFQFVTAALVFGQSRVEVSIYPFRMTDANMALHKNSYYANFWKQLKPGYDYFVQNKQPPHVNVQNGQYVVNTRPFMGGGNSQPQLASNLLFTEAK from the coding sequence ATGCGTAAAATCGCGTTATTTTTTGCGATGCTTCTCCTGCCGTGCGTGTCATTTGCCGGCTTGCTTGGCAGCAACCCTTCCCCGCTGGCTGACAAAAAGCAGTTTATGGGCTCGCCGGTTTATATTCAGATCTTTAAACAAGAGCGCACCCTTGAGCTGTGGGTCAAGTCGGGCGAAAAGTACCAGTTGATGAGCAGTTACAATATCTGTAACTACTCAGGTGGGCTTGGGCCAAAACGACGTACCGGTGATTTTAAAAGCCCGGAAGGGTTCTATAGCGTGGATCGCAGCCAGCTTAAGCCTGACAGCCAGTACTATAAAGCTATCAATATTGGCTTTCCGAATGAGTTTGACCGCCAGAACGGCTATGATGGTAAATATCTGATGATTCACGGTGCCTGCGTATCGGTTGGCTGCTATGCCATGACCGACAGCGGTATTGATGAGATTTTCCAGTTCGTGACCGCAGCCCTGGTGTTCGGCCAGTCACGCGTTGAGGTGAGCATTTATCCGTTTCGTATGACGGATGCCAACATGGCGCTGCACAAAAACTCTTACTACGCGAACTTCTGGAAGCAGCTTAAGCCGGGCTACGACTACTTTGTGCAAAATAAGCAGCCGCCGCATGTCAACGTGCAAAACGGCCAGTATGTGGTTAACACCCGGCCATTTATGGGCGGCGGTAACAGCCAGCCGCAGCTTGCATCAAACCTGCTTTTCACCGAGGCAAAATAA
- a CDS encoding class II glutamine amidotransferase encodes MCELLGMSANVPTDICFSFTGLVQRGGGTGPHKDGWGITFYEGKGCRTFKDPQPSFNSPIARLVQDYPIKSCSVIAHIRQANRGEVALENTHPFTRELWGRNWTFAHNGQLKGYRSLETGNFRPVGDTDSEYAFCWLLHRLTQRYPRTPGNMTAMFRYVAELAAELRNKGVFNMLLSDGRYVMAFCSTNLFWITRRAPFGVATLLDRDVEIDFQRETTPNDVVSVIATQPLTGNENWNRIAPGEWALFCLGEKQV; translated from the coding sequence ATGTGTGAACTGCTCGGGATGAGCGCCAACGTCCCAACGGATATTTGCTTTAGCTTTACCGGACTGGTTCAGCGCGGCGGCGGCACTGGCCCGCATAAAGACGGCTGGGGCATTACATTTTATGAAGGCAAAGGGTGCCGCACATTTAAAGACCCGCAGCCAAGCTTTAACTCTCCCATCGCCAGGCTGGTGCAGGACTATCCGATTAAGTCCTGCTCGGTCATTGCGCATATTCGTCAGGCCAACCGTGGCGAAGTGGCGCTTGAAAATACCCATCCTTTTACCCGCGAGCTGTGGGGGCGCAACTGGACTTTCGCCCATAATGGGCAGCTTAAGGGATATCGCAGCCTGGAAACCGGCAATTTCCGCCCGGTGGGCGACACTGACAGTGAATACGCGTTCTGTTGGCTGCTACACCGCCTGACTCAACGTTACCCACGCACGCCAGGCAATATGACGGCGATGTTCCGCTACGTGGCCGAACTGGCGGCTGAGTTGCGTAACAAAGGCGTGTTTAACATGCTGCTGTCGGACGGGCGCTACGTGATGGCATTTTGCTCGACAAATCTTTTCTGGATAACGCGCCGTGCGCCGTTTGGTGTGGCGACACTGCTGGACAGAGATGTGGAAATTGATTTTCAGCGCGAAACCACGCCTAACGACGTGGTGTCGGTGATTGCCACCCAGCCGCTTACCGGTAACGAGAACTGGAACCGGATAGCGCCTGGGGAGTGGGCGTTATTTTGCCTCGGTGAAAAGCAGGTTTGA